The region GCGGGGAAGATGCCGGGGGTTCCGGAGGTTTCGCCGCCAGCGCGACGGCCCGCGCGGCGACGTGCCTTGCTTTCGGCCTGGCGGGAGCGTGCTCGCGCGGGGGCGGTGGCGCCGGCGCCGCGCTTTGCTGCAGCAGCCTCGTGAACATCGGCCTCGGCATCGCATGCAGCAACGGCGAGGCTTCCATCTCCCGCGCCAGCCACCGCAGCGCAGCCATGTGCAACAGCAGGACGACGACGAGCAGCGCCGCCAGGCGCGCCCCGATGGTTTTCAGGCGTGCTGCGCCAACCATGGCTGGGCCTTGGCCGCATCGCGCAGCACCAGCCGCCAGGTGGTCGCGGACGTGGAGAGCGCCAGTTCCAGCCGCAGCATGCGGCGGTCGCGCGAGACCAGCGCCGTCACCTTCCTGTGGTTGCCGGCATACAGCAGCAGGTCATCGAGCTTGGCCATGCGCCAGCCTTGCCCCGCGACCTCGACGCCCAGCCACTCGTCCCCGGCGGCAAAGCCTGCCTGCTCCGCCGCGCCGCCGCGCAGCACGGTCTTGATCGCGACGCCTGAGTTCTCCGTGGTGCGCAGGCCCAGGCGCTGCTGCAGCTGCGACGGGTCCTCCAGCACGGCGATGCCATGCGTCTTGAGCAATTCCTCCAGCGGCAGCTCCTTCGTGCCGTGGATCCAGGCGGCGATCTCGCGCGTGAACGCACGGCCGCCCAGCTCCTTGAGCACTGCGGCGAAGTCCGCCTCCGTCATCGGGCCGGCCTTGCAGCGCACCCACAGGGCGCGCATCACCTCGTCGAGTGTCGTGTTCCCTTCGGATCGCAGCGTGAGGTCGAAGCACAGCGCCACCAGCGCACCCTTGGTGTAGTAGCTCACGGTGGCGTTGGCCGTGTTCTCGTCCTGGCGGTAGTACTTCACCCATGCGTCGAAGCTCGCCTGCGCGACGGCCTGCACTTCGCGGCCCGGGGTCTGCAGCACCTGGTTGATCGTCTTGTTCAGCAGCTTCACGTACGTCGCGTCGTCGATCAGGCCGCCGCGGCGCAGCAGCAGGTCGTCGTAGTAGCTCGTGAAGCCCTCGAAGAACCACAGCAGCTGCGTGTAGTTCTCCGCGCCATAGTCGTAATGCGTGAATTCCGCGGGCCGCAGGCGCTTCACGTTCCAGGTGTGGAAGTATTCGTGGCTGATCAGACCCTGCAGGGTGACGTAGCCGTCGCTGTTGCGCGTCTCGCCCAGGCGCGGCAGGTCGCGCCGCGATGCGATGAGCGCCGTGGAGTTGCGGTGCTCCAGGCCGCCATAGCCATCGTCCACCACGTTGAGCATGAAGAGGTAGTTCTTGAACGGCGGCTTCTTGCGGTCATGCCAGAAGCGGATCTCCGTCTCGCAGATCTTGTGCAGGTCCGCCGTGAAACGGGCCGTGTCGAAGGACTCGCTCGCACCCGCGACGACGATCCGGTGGGGCACGCCGGCCGCCTTGAATTCCGCGCTCCAGAAGTTGCCCATCTCCACGGGGCAGTCGGCGAGCTCGTCGTAGTCGGCGGCCAGGTAGATGCCGAAGCCGCGCTTGCCCACCTTGTGCGGCGCGAGGCCGGTGGCGGCTTCCCACTGCGCGATCGCCTTGCCCGGCACGAGCTCGAGCGAGTGCACCACGCCCTCCTGCCCATGCACCTTCAGGCACAGGCTGGTGGCGTTGAAGAAGCCCCGGCGCGTGTCCAGCCAGGCCGTGCGCACGGAATTGTCGAAGGCGTAGACCTCGTAGGTGAGGACGAGCGGGCTGCTGGGCACGCATTCGACCTGCCAGCTGCACTTGTCCAGCTGCTGCACCCCGACGGCCCGCCCGCCCTGGCGCGCCGCCAGCTTCTGCAGGTTCTTCGAGAATTCACGCACCAGGTAGCTGCCGGGGATCCACACCGGCAGCGACACGCGCTGCTGCGCGGCGGGCTGGTCGATGCTGAGGGTGATGCGGTAGAGGTGCGCGTGCAGGTCGGCCGCTTCGACGCGGTACTGCACGCTGGCGCTGCGGGGGGATGGGGTGGTCACTGCTTGATTTGTGCGAGTAGCTTTTCCATGTCCGTGGCGCGCAGTGCGCCCGGGACCCGGGTGCCGTCCGCGAAGATCATGGTCGGGGTGGAATTGATGCCGTAGCGCCGGCCGAATTCGACGTTGCGCGTGAGCGCCGAGGTGTCGCAGTCGGCGGCGGGCGGGCGCTGGTCGCGCACCATCCAGTTCAGCCAGGCCCGGCCCCTGTCCTTCGCGCACCAGTGGTGGGCCGACTTGACTTCCGAGTCCGGCCCGAGGATGGGGTAGAGGAACATGTAGACGGTGACGTTGTTCACCTTCTGCAGGTCGCGCTCGAAGAGCTTGCAGTAGCCGCAGTTCGGGTCTTCGAACACCGCGAGCTTGCGCTTGCCGTCCCCGCGGACGATGGTGAAGGCATCCTGCAGCGGCAGCTGGTCGAACGCGACCTGCTGCAGCTTCTCCTGGCGCTCCTCCGTGAGGTTGCGTTTCGACCGGGTCTCGATCAGGCTGCCCTGCATCAGGTAGTCGCCGTTGGCGTCGGTGTAGTACACCTCCGAGCCGATGCGGATCTCGAAGATGCCGGGAATCTGCGTCTTGCCGATCTCGTCGATCTTGCCGAGCCGCGGCAGCCGCTCCGCGAGGTTCCTGCGTATCGCCGCGTCGTCCGCCCACGCTCCCCCGGCGAGTCCTAGGAGGGTGAGGGCCGCGAGGGCGGCGAATCGGGACAACTTCATTTCGGCTTCCAGTACTTCACGTTCAAAGGCGGCCCATGGCGCGCCGGACGACCCAGTCTTTCATGGGCCCGCTGCGGTCGAAGCCGCTCATGCCCCAGTTGCGCACGCTCGCCCACGGCTCGGCCTGCTGCGCGAAGAGCTGCTGCAACCCGTCGGTCGCGGCGCCCATCGCCAGCACGTCCGCCTTGCGGGCCCGCTCGTAGCGGCGCAGCAACTTCATGTCCGCGGCGCTTCGCCACGGTTCGCGGGTCTGCATCACCCGCGCGAGTTCGCGCGCATCCGCGAGGCCGAGGTTGAGGCCCTG is a window of Caenimonas aquaedulcis DNA encoding:
- a CDS encoding M61 family metallopeptidase; translated protein: MTTPSPRSASVQYRVEAADLHAHLYRITLSIDQPAAQQRVSLPVWIPGSYLVREFSKNLQKLAARQGGRAVGVQQLDKCSWQVECVPSSPLVLTYEVYAFDNSVRTAWLDTRRGFFNATSLCLKVHGQEGVVHSLELVPGKAIAQWEAATGLAPHKVGKRGFGIYLAADYDELADCPVEMGNFWSAEFKAAGVPHRIVVAGASESFDTARFTADLHKICETEIRFWHDRKKPPFKNYLFMLNVVDDGYGGLEHRNSTALIASRRDLPRLGETRNSDGYVTLQGLISHEYFHTWNVKRLRPAEFTHYDYGAENYTQLLWFFEGFTSYYDDLLLRRGGLIDDATYVKLLNKTINQVLQTPGREVQAVAQASFDAWVKYYRQDENTANATVSYYTKGALVALCFDLTLRSEGNTTLDEVMRALWVRCKAGPMTEADFAAVLKELGGRAFTREIAAWIHGTKELPLEELLKTHGIAVLEDPSQLQQRLGLRTTENSGVAIKTVLRGGAAEQAGFAAGDEWLGVEVAGQGWRMAKLDDLLLYAGNHRKVTALVSRDRRMLRLELALSTSATTWRLVLRDAAKAQPWLAQHA
- a CDS encoding DsbC family protein, which gives rise to MKLSRFAALAALTLLGLAGGAWADDAAIRRNLAERLPRLGKIDEIGKTQIPGIFEIRIGSEVYYTDANGDYLMQGSLIETRSKRNLTEERQEKLQQVAFDQLPLQDAFTIVRGDGKRKLAVFEDPNCGYCKLFERDLQKVNNVTVYMFLYPILGPDSEVKSAHHWCAKDRGRAWLNWMVRDQRPPAADCDTSALTRNVEFGRRYGINSTPTMIFADGTRVPGALRATDMEKLLAQIKQ